In Quercus lobata isolate SW786 chromosome 12, ValleyOak3.0 Primary Assembly, whole genome shotgun sequence, a genomic segment contains:
- the LOC115972343 gene encoding chitinase 10-like: MAFSASYSLALLSFIFFSFASWGTEARGFPISSLISKELFDTIFLHKDNNACPAKNFYTYDSFIKASRCFPRFGSTGSLTTRKREIAAFLGQISHETTGGWPTAPDGPYAWGLCFKEEVNPQSVYCDSSNTEWPCYPGKSYNGRGPIQLSWNFNYGPAGKALGFDGLKNPEIVSNNSLIAFKTALWFWMTEQNPKPSCHNVMVGRYVPTEADIAANRTSGYGLVTNIINGLECGKPNDGRVNDRIGYFQRYAKLFNVDTGPNLDCENQKSY; encoded by the exons ATGGCATTCTCAGCCTCCTACTCTCTTGCCTTACTctcattcattttcttctcctttgCTTCATGGGGTACTGAAGCTCGGGGATTCCCCATCTCTTCTTTAATTAGCAAAGAGCTTTTTGACACAATATTTCTGCACAAAGATAACAATGCATGCCCAGCCAAAAACTTTTACACATACGATTCTTTCATCAAAGCATCAAGATGCTTTCCCAGATTTGGTAGCACAGGAAGCTTAACCACACGCAAGAGAGAAATTGCTGCTTTTCTTGGTCAGATATCCCATGAGACCACGGGTGGGTGGCCTACGGCACCTGATGGACCTTATGCTTGGGGTTTGTGCTTTAAAGAGGAAGTTAATCCACAAAGTGTATACTGTGACTCCAGCAACACTGAATGGCCATGCTATCCAGGCAAATCTTACAATGGAAGAGGTCCCATTCAACTATCTTG GAATTTCAACTATGGTCCTGCTGGAAAGGCCTTAGGATTTGATGGACTAAAGAACCCTGAAATTGTATCAAACAACTCTTTGATTGCATTCAAGACAGCTCTATGGTTCTGGATGACTGAGCAGAATCCTAAGCCCTCATGTCACAATGTCATGGTTGGAAGATATGTGCCCACAGAAGCTGACATAGCAGCCAATAGAACATCCGGATATGGGTTGGTGACCAATATAATCAATGGACTTGAGTGTGGAAAACCCAATGATGGACGAGTGAATGATCGAATTGGCTATTTCCAGAGATATGCTAAGTTGTTTAATGTTGATACTGGACCTAACTTAGATTGTGAAAATCAGAAATCATATTAA